The following coding sequences are from one Dama dama isolate Ldn47 chromosome 8, ASM3311817v1, whole genome shotgun sequence window:
- the SNRNP40 gene encoding U5 small nuclear ribonucleoprotein 40 kDa protein, translating into MIEQQKRKGPELPLVPVKRQRHELLLGAAGSGPGAGQQQAAPGALLQAGPPRCSSLQAPIMLLSGHEGEVYCCKFHPNGSTLASAGFDRLILLWNVYGDCDNYATLKGHSGAVMELHYNTDGSMLFSASTDKTVAVWDSETGERVKRLKGHTSFVNSCYPARRGPQLVCTGSDDGTVKLWDIRKKAAIQTFQNTYQVLAVTFNDTSDQIISGGIDNDIKVWDLRQNKLTYTMRGHADSVTGLSLSSEGSYLLSNAMDNTVRVWDVRPFAPKERCVKIFQGNVHNFEKNLLRCSWSPDGSKIAAGSADRFVYVWDTTSRRILYKLPGHAGSINEVAFHPDEPIILSASSDKRLYMGEIQ; encoded by the exons ATGATAGAACAGCAGAAGCGTAAGGGCCCAGAGTTGCCACTGGTCCCAGTCAAGCGGCAGCGACATGAATTACTCTTGGGAGCCGCAGGGTCGGGCCCTGGAGCCGGGCAGCAGCAGGCGGCGCCGGGAGCCTTGCTGCAAGCG GGTCCTCCAAGATGTTCCTCCCTTCAAGCCCCAATCATGCTTCTCTCAGGACATGAAGGGGAAGTGTATTGCTGCAAGTTTCACCCCAATGGATCCACCTTAGCATCTGCAGGATTTGACCGACTGATAT TGTTGTGGAATGTCTATGGTGACTGCGATAACTATGCTACATTGAAGGGACACAGTGGAGCAGTGATGGAACTTCATTATAACACCGACGGCAG TATGCTCTTCTCAGCCTCCACAGATAAGACTGTGGCGGTATGGGATAGTGAAACAGGCGAGAGGGTGAAAAGACTGAAGGGGCATACTTCCTTTGTGAATTCCTGCTACCCGGCCAGGAGGGGCCCCCAGCTTGTCTGCACGGGCAGTGACGACGGCACAGTTAAG CTTTGGGATATCCGCAAGAAAGCAGCCATTCAGACATTTCAGAACACCTACCAAGTGTTAGCTGTGACTTTCAATGATACAAGTGATCAGATTATTTCTGGTGGAATAGACAACGATATCAAG gtCTGGGACCTGCGCCAAAATAAGCTGACCTACACAATGAGAGGTCATGCAGATTCAGTGACTGGCCTGAGTTTAAGTTCTGAAGGCTCTTACCTCTTGTCCAATGCAATGGACAATACAG TGCGGGTCTGGGATGTCCGGCCATTTGCACCCAAAGAGCGATGTGTAAAGATATTTCAAGGAAATGTGCACAACTTTGAAAAG AATCTTCTGAGATGTTCTTGGTCACCTGATGGAAGCAAGATAGCAGCTGGCTCAGCTGACAG GTTTGTCTACGTCTGGGATACCACAAGCAGGAGGATTTTGTATAAGCTACCGGGCCATGCTGGCTCCATCAATGAAGTGGCTTTCCACCCCGATGAACCCATCA